From Carbonactinospora thermoautotrophica, the proteins below share one genomic window:
- a CDS encoding LacI family DNA-binding transcriptional regulator, giving the protein MLDVARAAGVSLKTVSRVVNGEPGVTAETAQRVADVIGRLGFRRNDSARLLRQGVSTGSIAFILEDVADPFYATLARAVLDVARSHEYLVLAGCSDENPVFEKELAQAFCARRVDGLVIVPAPGGDHRYLVAEMRMGTAVVFADRPATGIDADTILVDNSGGVRAAVQHLLGQGHRRLAYLGDDLRVFTSQERLAGYREALAQAGLPVDERLVFTARPEPEFVRQALTEALAGPEPATALLTGNSRVTILALHQLRARNEQPALVGFDDFESAELLDVTVVAQDPAAIGRAAATLLFDRLAGDSRPIQTVRLPTRLVVRGSSTRRP; this is encoded by the coding sequence ATGCTGGACGTGGCCAGGGCAGCGGGCGTGAGCCTCAAGACGGTCTCCCGGGTCGTGAACGGGGAGCCCGGGGTCACGGCGGAGACCGCCCAGCGGGTCGCGGACGTGATCGGCCGGCTCGGGTTCCGCCGCAACGACAGCGCACGCCTCCTGCGTCAGGGCGTGTCGACCGGGAGCATCGCGTTCATCCTGGAGGACGTCGCCGACCCGTTCTACGCCACGCTGGCCCGGGCCGTGCTGGACGTCGCGCGCAGCCACGAGTACCTGGTGCTGGCCGGCTGCTCGGACGAGAACCCGGTCTTTGAGAAGGAGCTGGCGCAGGCGTTCTGCGCCCGGCGCGTCGACGGGCTGGTGATCGTACCCGCCCCCGGCGGTGACCACCGGTACCTGGTAGCGGAGATGCGCATGGGCACCGCGGTCGTGTTCGCGGACCGGCCCGCCACCGGGATCGACGCCGACACGATCCTGGTCGACAACTCCGGCGGGGTGCGGGCAGCGGTCCAGCATCTGCTTGGCCAGGGGCACCGCCGCCTCGCATACCTTGGGGACGACCTGCGCGTCTTCACCTCGCAGGAGCGGCTGGCCGGTTACCGGGAGGCACTGGCGCAGGCGGGTCTGCCGGTGGACGAGCGACTGGTCTTCACGGCCCGACCGGAGCCGGAGTTCGTTCGACAGGCGCTCACCGAGGCGCTGGCCGGCCCCGAGCCAGCGACCGCGCTCCTCACCGGCAACAGCAGGGTCACCATTCTGGCCCTGCACCAACTGCGCGCCCGGAACGAGCAGCCGGCGCTGGTAGGTTTCGACGACTTCGAGTCCGCCGAACTGCTGGACGTCACGGTCGTCGCCCAGGACCCGGCCGCCATCGGCCGGGCCGCCGCCACACTGCTGTTCGACCGGCTCGCCGGGGACTCACGCCCGATCCAGACCGTGCGGCTCCCAACCCGGCTCGTGGTGCGCGGCTCGTCAACGCGACGCCCCTGA
- the truB gene encoding tRNA pseudouridine(55) synthase TruB codes for MTRHQDRTPPLDGLVVVDKPAGWTSHDVVAKIRKIAGTRRVGHAGTLDPMATGVLVLGIGRATRLLGHLALTEKAYDATIRLGQSTTTDDAEGEVLATHPATGLDRADIEREMAALTGEIRQVPSTVSAIKIGGRRAYARARAGEEVELEARPVTVRVFELRAMRAEGEFLDLDVSVVCSSGTYVRALARDLGAALGVGGHLTMLRRTRVGPYTLEHARTLDELAESFQILPLAAAVAAAFPRRDVGPEEARRIAHGGWLKATGLGPGPVAVFGPGDQFLALVEETRGQAKPIAVFVP; via the coding sequence ATGACCCGGCACCAGGACCGCACCCCGCCCCTGGACGGACTCGTCGTCGTCGACAAGCCAGCCGGCTGGACCTCCCACGACGTGGTCGCCAAGATACGCAAGATCGCAGGCACCCGCCGGGTCGGCCACGCCGGCACCCTCGACCCGATGGCTACCGGTGTGCTCGTCCTCGGCATCGGGCGTGCCACCCGGTTGCTCGGTCACCTGGCGCTGACTGAGAAGGCGTACGACGCGACGATCCGGCTCGGCCAGTCCACCACCACCGACGACGCCGAGGGCGAGGTGCTGGCCACCCATCCGGCGACCGGCCTGGACCGGGCCGACATCGAACGGGAGATGGCCGCGCTCACCGGCGAGATCCGGCAGGTTCCGTCCACGGTGAGCGCGATCAAGATCGGAGGCAGGCGCGCGTACGCCCGCGCCCGCGCCGGCGAGGAGGTCGAGCTCGAGGCACGTCCGGTCACCGTGCGCGTGTTCGAGCTGCGCGCGATGCGCGCGGAGGGGGAGTTCCTCGACCTGGACGTGTCCGTGGTGTGCTCCTCCGGCACCTACGTCCGGGCGCTCGCCCGCGATCTCGGTGCCGCGCTCGGTGTCGGCGGCCATCTCACGATGCTGCGCCGCACCCGGGTCGGCCCGTACACCCTGGAGCACGCCCGCACCCTGGACGAACTCGCCGAGTCCTTCCAGATCCTGCCGCTGGCCGCTGCGGTGGCCGCCGCTTTCCCGCGCCGCGACGTCGGCCCGGAGGAGGCGCGCCGGATCGCCCACGGCGGCTGGCTGAAGGCGACCGGCCTCGGTCCGGGCCCGGTCGCCGTCTTCGGCCCTGGAGACCAGTTCCTCGCCCTGGTCGAGGAGACCAGGGGCCAGGCTAAACCGATCGCGGTGTTCGTCCCCTGA
- a CDS encoding DHH family phosphoesterase, which yields MTPSAARSAPAEEDWRDVVRLIRDADQITLVCHVSPDADALGSALAAGLALRALGKDVLVSYGEEPFQVPGMLDFLPGLDLLVPPDAVPTTPELLVAFDCASLERLGTLMPKAQAAKAFVVLDHHASNTWFGTHHLVDPGAPATAVLVDELLRRLGVQLTPEVATALYAGLATDTGSFKYAGTTPATHEFAARLLAAGIRHEEISRRLWDTVRFPYLKVLGRALDRVRLDATALGGLGLVWTVVPLADRRAHGLRLDEVESVIDVVRKTAEAEVAVVLKEDDEGVYQVSVRAKGRVDVGAACTALGGGGHRYAAGFTAHGAAEQVVGDLYRAFDQVSTESQP from the coding sequence GTGACACCGTCCGCCGCCCGAAGCGCGCCTGCCGAGGAAGACTGGCGGGACGTTGTCCGGCTGATCCGGGACGCCGATCAGATCACGCTCGTCTGCCACGTGTCCCCGGACGCCGACGCGCTCGGCTCCGCGCTCGCCGCCGGGCTGGCGCTGCGTGCGCTCGGCAAGGACGTCTTGGTCTCCTACGGCGAGGAGCCCTTCCAGGTGCCTGGCATGCTGGACTTCCTCCCCGGCCTCGACCTGCTGGTGCCGCCGGACGCGGTCCCGACCACCCCGGAGCTGCTGGTCGCGTTCGACTGCGCCAGCCTGGAGCGTCTGGGCACGCTCATGCCCAAGGCCCAGGCGGCCAAGGCCTTCGTAGTGCTGGACCACCATGCCTCCAACACCTGGTTCGGCACTCACCACCTCGTCGACCCCGGCGCGCCCGCGACGGCCGTCCTGGTGGACGAACTGCTGCGGCGGCTCGGCGTCCAGCTCACCCCCGAGGTGGCGACCGCCCTGTACGCGGGGCTCGCCACCGACACCGGCTCGTTCAAGTACGCGGGCACCACCCCGGCCACGCACGAGTTCGCCGCCCGGCTGCTCGCCGCCGGGATCCGGCACGAGGAGATCTCCCGGCGGCTGTGGGACACCGTCCGGTTCCCGTACCTGAAGGTGCTCGGTCGCGCGCTCGACCGCGTGCGGCTCGACGCTACGGCGCTGGGCGGGCTCGGCCTGGTGTGGACCGTCGTGCCGCTGGCCGACCGGCGGGCTCACGGGTTGCGTCTGGACGAGGTCGAGAGCGTGATCGACGTGGTCCGCAAGACCGCCGAGGCCGAGGTGGCGGTCGTGCTCAAGGAGGACGACGAGGGCGTGTACCAGGTGTCCGTGCGCGCCAAGGGCCGCGTGGACGTGGGCGCGGCTTGCACCGCCCTGGGCGGTGGCGGCCACCGGTACGCGGCGGGCTTCACCGCCCACGGCGCAGCCGAGCAGGTCGTGGGCGACCTGTATCGGGCGTTCGACCAGGTCTCCACGGAATCCCAGCCATGA
- the rbfA gene encoding 30S ribosome-binding factor RbfA encodes MSNAARVRQTADRIRVIVAETLERRVKDPRLGFVTITDARITNDLREATVFYTVFGSETERAETAAALESAKGLIRSEVGRRTGLRHTPSITFVPDAVPENARHIEELLMQARARDAEVQRNAARARYAGDPDPYRNRAEDKDRA; translated from the coding sequence GTGAGCAACGCGGCGCGGGTACGGCAGACGGCCGACCGCATTCGCGTGATCGTCGCCGAAACCCTGGAACGACGCGTCAAGGATCCGCGGCTGGGGTTCGTGACGATCACCGACGCGCGGATCACCAACGACCTGCGCGAGGCGACCGTCTTCTACACAGTCTTCGGCAGCGAAACCGAACGAGCGGAGACCGCTGCGGCGCTGGAGAGCGCCAAGGGCCTCATCCGCAGCGAGGTGGGCCGGCGGACCGGGCTGCGTCATACCCCTTCCATCACGTTCGTCCCGGACGCGGTGCCTGAGAACGCTCGCCACATCGAGGAACTGCTCATGCAAGCCCGGGCCAGGGACGCGGAGGTCCAGCGGAACGCGGCCCGCGCCCGGTACGCGGGTGACCCCGACCCGTACCGGAACCGCGCGGAAGACAAGGACCGGGCGTGA